In one Bradyrhizobium cosmicum genomic region, the following are encoded:
- a CDS encoding ActS/PrrB/RegB family redox-sensitive histidine kinase: MTEIAASDFRPAQRHIRLDTILRLRWLAVLGQLAAIFIVAQGLEFNVEIVPCVSIIALSAAINLALQTVSNPLQRLEPMQAAGLLALNIIELAALLFFTGGLQNPFSFLFLAPVLISATALPARFTFGLGVLAVACASVLFFYHFPLPWDSDDPLVLPPIYLVGVWLSIVLAIGVTSLYSFQVTEEARKLADALAATELVLTREQHLTQLDGLAAAAAHELGTPLATIFLISRELEKTVKDPSFAADLKTLREQTQRCREILSKITQLSSTGAPFDRMKLSELIEEVVAPHRDFGVDIKVRIAVAVAAEPVGSRNPAILYGVGNIVENAVDFARTTVEVNAWWNKDNIELVISDDGPGIPPDILNRIGEPYLSRRRTLDDGGGQQRGLGLGVFIARTLLERTGAKVSFTNRTFPEHGAVVQITWPRERFEAIETLEETIG; this comes from the coding sequence ATTGCCGCCTCCGACTTTCGCCCTGCGCAGCGGCATATCCGCCTGGACACGATCCTGCGGCTGCGCTGGCTCGCGGTGCTCGGCCAGCTCGCCGCGATCTTCATCGTGGCGCAGGGACTGGAGTTCAACGTCGAGATCGTCCCCTGCGTCAGCATCATCGCCCTGTCGGCGGCGATCAACCTGGCACTCCAGACCGTATCGAATCCGCTGCAGCGGCTGGAGCCGATGCAGGCGGCCGGACTGCTGGCGCTGAACATCATCGAGCTGGCCGCGCTGTTGTTCTTCACCGGCGGTCTGCAGAACCCGTTCTCGTTCCTGTTCCTCGCGCCCGTGCTGATCTCGGCCACCGCGCTGCCGGCCCGCTTCACCTTCGGGCTTGGCGTGCTCGCCGTTGCCTGCGCTTCGGTGCTGTTCTTCTACCATTTCCCCCTGCCCTGGGATTCCGACGATCCGCTGGTACTGCCGCCGATCTATCTCGTCGGCGTCTGGCTCTCGATCGTGCTCGCGATCGGCGTCACCAGTCTCTACTCGTTCCAGGTCACCGAGGAGGCGCGCAAGCTCGCCGACGCGCTGGCCGCGACCGAATTGGTGCTGACGCGCGAGCAGCATCTGACCCAGCTCGACGGCCTCGCCGCCGCCGCCGCGCACGAGCTCGGCACGCCGCTTGCGACCATCTTCCTGATCTCGCGCGAGCTCGAAAAGACCGTAAAGGATCCGAGCTTCGCCGCCGACCTGAAGACCCTGCGCGAACAGACCCAGCGCTGCCGCGAGATCCTCAGCAAGATCACCCAGCTCTCCTCCACCGGCGCGCCGTTCGACCGCATGAAGCTGTCGGAGTTGATCGAGGAGGTGGTGGCGCCGCACCGCGATTTCGGCGTCGACATCAAGGTGCGGATCGCGGTCGCCGTGGCCGCCGAGCCGGTCGGCTCGCGCAACCCGGCGATCCTGTACGGCGTCGGCAACATCGTTGAGAACGCGGTGGATTTCGCCCGCACCACGGTCGAGGTGAATGCATGGTGGAACAAGGACAATATCGAACTCGTGATTTCCGACGATGGTCCCGGCATTCCGCCCGACATCTTGAACCGGATCGGCGAACCCTATCTGTCGCGGCGGCGCACCCTGGATGACGGCGGCGGCCAGCAGCGCGGCCTCGGCCTCGGCGTGTTCATCGCGCGGACCTTGCTGGAACGCACCGGCGCCAAGGTGTCGTTTACCAACCGGACCTTTCCGGAACACGGCGCCGTGGTCCAGATCACGTGGCCGCGAGAGCGTTTTGAGGCTATCGAGACGCTCGAAGAAACAATAGGATAG
- a CDS encoding ActR/PrrA/RegA family redox response regulator transcription factor — protein sequence MNAIAELNEQTDRSLLIVEDDKPFLERLSRAMETRGFAVTSCDTVSDGLAQIGKAAPAYAVVDLRLGDGNGLDVVSALKKKRPEARAIVLTGYGNIATAVTAVKMGAIDYLSKPADADDVVAALLSTNTDKSELPANPMSADRVRWEHIQRIYEMCNRNVSETARRLNMHRRTLQRILAKRAPR from the coding sequence TTGAACGCCATCGCCGAACTGAACGAACAGACCGACCGCTCGCTTCTCATCGTGGAGGACGACAAGCCGTTTCTGGAGCGGCTGTCGCGCGCCATGGAAACCCGCGGTTTTGCGGTGACGTCGTGTGACACGGTTTCGGATGGTCTTGCACAGATCGGCAAGGCCGCGCCGGCATACGCCGTGGTCGATCTTCGCCTCGGCGACGGTAACGGCCTCGACGTCGTCTCCGCGCTGAAGAAGAAGCGCCCCGAAGCCCGCGCCATCGTGCTGACCGGCTACGGCAACATCGCCACCGCCGTTACCGCGGTGAAGATGGGTGCGATCGACTATCTTTCGAAGCCCGCGGATGCCGACGACGTGGTCGCAGCGTTGCTCTCGACCAACACCGACAAGTCCGAGCTGCCGGCAAACCCGATGTCGGCCGACCGTGTCCGCTGGGAACACATCCAGCGCATCTACGAAATGTGCAATCGCAACGTCTCGGAGACGGCGCGCCGGCTCAACATGCACCGCCGTACGCTGCAGCGGATCCTGGCGAAGCGCGCGCCGAGGTAA
- a CDS encoding MmcB family DNA repair protein produces MDSPARNIALVPPPDRRQSETALAIARGTARLLRSLGFTCISELPLPSGRRADLVALNERGEIWIVEIKSSVEDLRADQKWHEYRAHCDRLFFAFTQDLPCEIFPRDTGLIIADAYGAHLQCEAPEHKIAAATRKQMTVRFGMAAALRINRLVDPQGHAEFWE; encoded by the coding sequence ATGGACAGCCCCGCCCGAAACATCGCCCTCGTGCCGCCGCCGGACCGTCGCCAATCGGAGACGGCGCTGGCGATCGCGCGCGGCACCGCGCGGCTGTTGCGCTCGCTGGGCTTCACCTGCATCAGCGAATTGCCGCTGCCGTCGGGGCGGCGCGCCGACCTCGTGGCGCTGAACGAGCGCGGCGAGATCTGGATCGTCGAGATCAAGTCGTCGGTCGAGGATCTGCGCGCCGACCAGAAATGGCACGAATACCGCGCCCATTGCGACCGGCTGTTCTTCGCCTTTACGCAGGACCTGCCGTGCGAGATCTTTCCGCGAGATACCGGCCTGATCATCGCCGACGCCTATGGCGCGCATCTGCAGTGCGAGGCACCCGAGCACAAGATCGCAGCCGCCACGCGCAAGCAGATGACGGTGCGGTTTGGAATGGCTGCGGCGCTGCGGATCAACCGGCTGGTCGATCCGCAGGGGCATGCGGAATTTTGGGAGTAG
- a CDS encoding alpha-amylase family protein: protein MIDDLWYKNGVIYCLSVGTYMDANGDGIGDFKGLLRRLDYLHGLGITTIWLMPFQTSPGRDDGYDIADYYSVDTRYGTLGDFVEFTHGCKQRGIRVIIDLVVNHTSDQHPWFKEARRDKNSPYRDWYVWSDKKPAGANQGMVFPGVQKSTWTRDKEAGAWFFHRFYDFQPDLNTSNPHVQAEILKIMGFWIQLGVSGFRMDAVPFVIATKGAKVKKPVEQYDMLRAFREFLQWRKGDAIILAEANVLPETDMEYFGRDGDRMHMMFNFHVNQHLFYALASGDTRPLAKALKATKPRPTAAQWGLFLRNHDELDLGRLTKAQRDVVFKRFGPDKDMQLYDRGIRRRFAPMVGGDRRRLELAYSLMCTLPGTPVIRYGDEIAMGDDLSLPERNCARTPMQWSTEPHGGFTKSDKPACPVIDEGPYGYEHVNVAKQRRDSNSMLNWTERIVRMRKEVPEIGWGDFAIIATRDPAILIMRYDWRNNSVLFVHNLDEQPRETAFSVGLPGGAGEHLINLLAEDHSHADKRGQHRIVLEPYGYRWYRVGGLDYLLKRSDIDESTAGNKHPG from the coding sequence ATGATCGACGACCTCTGGTACAAGAACGGCGTAATCTATTGCCTGTCCGTCGGCACCTATATGGATGCCAACGGCGACGGCATCGGCGACTTCAAGGGCCTGTTGCGGCGGCTCGATTATCTGCACGGCCTCGGCATCACCACGATCTGGCTGATGCCGTTCCAGACCTCGCCGGGCCGCGACGACGGCTACGACATCGCCGACTATTACAGCGTCGATACCCGCTACGGCACGCTCGGCGACTTCGTCGAATTCACCCATGGCTGCAAGCAGCGCGGCATTCGCGTCATCATCGATCTCGTCGTCAACCACACCTCGGACCAGCACCCCTGGTTCAAGGAGGCGCGGCGCGACAAGAACTCGCCCTACCGCGACTGGTATGTGTGGTCCGACAAGAAGCCGGCCGGCGCCAACCAGGGCATGGTGTTTCCCGGCGTGCAGAAATCGACCTGGACGCGCGACAAGGAAGCCGGCGCCTGGTTCTTCCATCGCTTCTATGATTTCCAGCCTGATCTCAACACCTCGAACCCGCATGTGCAGGCCGAGATCCTCAAGATCATGGGCTTCTGGATTCAGCTCGGCGTCTCCGGCTTCCGCATGGACGCCGTACCCTTCGTGATCGCGACCAAGGGCGCCAAGGTGAAAAAGCCGGTCGAGCAATACGACATGCTGCGCGCGTTCCGCGAGTTCCTGCAATGGCGGAAAGGCGACGCCATCATCCTGGCCGAAGCCAACGTGCTGCCCGAGACCGACATGGAATATTTCGGCCGCGATGGCGACCGCATGCACATGATGTTCAACTTCCACGTCAACCAGCACCTGTTCTACGCCCTGGCCTCCGGCGACACGCGGCCGCTGGCGAAGGCGTTGAAGGCGACCAAGCCAAGGCCGACCGCGGCGCAATGGGGGCTGTTCCTGCGCAATCACGACGAACTGGATCTGGGACGGCTGACCAAGGCGCAACGCGACGTGGTCTTCAAGCGCTTCGGTCCCGACAAGGACATGCAGCTCTACGACCGCGGCATCCGCCGCCGCTTCGCGCCGATGGTCGGCGGCGACCGCAGGCGGCTCGAGCTCGCCTACAGCCTGATGTGCACGCTGCCGGGGACGCCGGTCATCCGCTACGGCGACGAGATCGCGATGGGCGATGATCTTTCACTGCCCGAACGCAATTGCGCGCGCACGCCGATGCAATGGTCTACCGAACCGCATGGCGGCTTCACCAAGAGCGACAAGCCGGCATGTCCCGTGATCGACGAGGGTCCCTACGGCTACGAGCACGTCAACGTCGCAAAACAGCGGCGCGATTCCAATTCCATGCTGAACTGGACCGAGCGCATCGTCCGCATGCGCAAGGAGGTACCGGAGATCGGCTGGGGTGATTTCGCCATCATTGCGACGCGCGATCCCGCAATCCTCATCATGCGCTACGACTGGCGCAACAACTCGGTACTGTTCGTGCACAATCTCGACGAACAGCCACGCGAGACCGCGTTCTCGGTGGGGCTGCCGGGCGGTGCCGGCGAACATCTCATCAACCTGCTCGCGGAAGACCACAGCCACGCCGACAAGCGCGGCCAGCACCGGATCGTGCTGGAGCCCTACGGTTATCGCTGGTACCGGGTGGGCGGGCTGGACTACCTGCTGAAGCGGAGCGATATCGACGAGAGCACGGCCGGCAACAAGCATCCGGGGTGA
- a CDS encoding alpha-amylase family glycosyl hydrolase, protein MAQGGENWWRHGIFYQIYPRSFQDSDGDGVGDLAGILRRLPYVKSLGVDAIWLSPVFPSPMADFGYDISDYTGIAPLFGTMEDFDALLAAAHDSGLKLILDLVPNHTSDQHPWFVESRASRDNPRRDWYVWRDPAADGGPPNNWLSEFGGSAWQFDETTGQYYYHAFLAQQPDLNWRNPDVRAAIYDVMRFWLEKGVDGFRVDVIWHLIKDAEFRDNPPNPHYVEGRPPHEKILTQYSTDQAEVHDVIAEMRRVIDSFGDRVLIGEVYLPLHRLMAYYGNDLSGAQMPFNFALLSTFWSARSIEQIIHDYEKALPKGAWPNWVLGNHDRPRVASRVGAEQARVAAMLLLTLRGTPTLYYGDEIGMHQLAIAPEDVRDPFEKNVPGIGVGRDGCRTPMQWDSSQFAGFSETKPWLPLPEDHVHENVVNLDADTRSILSLYKRLIALRKGCLPLVAGDYHPIATQGDLLIYRRDAEGRGVIVVLNLGPEPIAVTTSAIRFGSEILISTFLDREGEKLEGVLDLRGNEGVIVTPPA, encoded by the coding sequence ATGGCACAGGGCGGCGAGAACTGGTGGCGGCACGGCATCTTCTATCAGATCTATCCGCGCTCGTTTCAGGACTCAGACGGCGACGGTGTCGGCGATCTCGCCGGCATCTTGCGGCGGCTGCCTTATGTGAAATCGCTCGGTGTCGATGCGATCTGGCTGTCGCCGGTCTTCCCCTCGCCGATGGCGGATTTCGGCTACGACATTTCCGACTATACCGGCATCGCGCCGCTGTTCGGCACGATGGAGGATTTCGACGCGCTGCTTGCGGCCGCGCATGACAGCGGCCTCAAGCTGATCCTCGATCTGGTGCCGAACCACACCTCCGACCAGCATCCCTGGTTCGTCGAGAGCCGCGCCTCGCGCGACAATCCCAGGCGCGACTGGTACGTCTGGCGCGATCCGGCGGCCGATGGCGGGCCGCCCAACAACTGGCTGTCGGAGTTCGGCGGCAGCGCGTGGCAATTCGACGAGACCACGGGTCAATATTACTACCACGCCTTCCTCGCCCAGCAGCCGGATCTCAACTGGCGCAATCCCGACGTTCGCGCGGCGATCTACGACGTGATGCGGTTCTGGCTCGAGAAGGGCGTCGACGGCTTTCGCGTCGATGTGATCTGGCACCTGATCAAGGACGCCGAATTCCGCGACAATCCGCCCAACCCGCACTACGTCGAGGGCCGGCCGCCGCACGAGAAGATCCTGACGCAATATTCCACCGATCAAGCGGAGGTGCACGACGTGATCGCCGAGATGCGGCGCGTCATTGATTCTTTCGGTGACCGCGTGCTGATCGGCGAGGTCTATCTGCCGCTGCACCGCCTCATGGCCTATTACGGCAACGATCTCAGCGGCGCGCAGATGCCGTTCAATTTCGCGCTGCTCTCGACCTTCTGGAGCGCGCGCTCGATCGAGCAGATCATTCACGATTACGAGAAGGCGCTGCCGAAAGGCGCCTGGCCGAACTGGGTGCTCGGCAATCATGACCGCCCGCGCGTCGCAAGCCGCGTCGGGGCGGAGCAGGCGCGCGTCGCCGCCATGCTGCTGCTGACATTGCGCGGCACGCCGACGCTCTATTACGGCGACGAGATCGGCATGCATCAGCTCGCGATCGCGCCCGAGGACGTGCGCGACCCCTTCGAGAAGAATGTCCCCGGCATCGGCGTCGGCCGCGACGGCTGCCGCACGCCGATGCAGTGGGATTCTTCGCAATTTGCCGGCTTCTCGGAAACGAAGCCCTGGCTGCCGCTGCCCGAGGATCATGTCCACGAGAACGTCGTCAACCTCGACGCCGACACGCGCTCGATTCTCAGCCTCTACAAGCGTCTCATTGCGTTGCGGAAAGGCTGCCTGCCGCTGGTGGCCGGCGACTATCATCCGATCGCCACGCAAGGCGATCTCTTGATCTATCGCCGTGACGCCGAGGGCAGGGGCGTGATCGTCGTGCTCAATCTCGGGCCAGAGCCGATCGCGGTGACGACGAGCGCGATAAGGTTTGGCAGCGAGATTCTCATCTCGACCTTCCTCGATCGTGAAGGCGAAAAGCTTGAAGGCGTACTGGATCTGCGCGGCAACGAAGGGGTGATCGTGACGCCGCCGGCCTAA
- a CDS encoding MBL fold metallo-hydrolase has product MSEQNDPQSKAGAIIVPVTLFEQNCTIIWDEPGKKAVVIDPGGDVPKILEAIKQSGVTVEKIWLTHGHIDHVGGAAELRDALKVPIEGPHAADKFLLDNVVESGARFGMTGGRNFAPDRWLEEGDTVSIGDLSFDILHCPGHSPGSVVFFNKDLRFAHVGDVLFAGSVGRTDLPGGSHATLINSIKTKLLPLGDDVGFICGHGAGSSIGQERMTNPFITGEM; this is encoded by the coding sequence ATGAGCGAGCAAAATGACCCCCAATCCAAGGCCGGCGCGATCATCGTTCCCGTGACGCTGTTCGAGCAGAACTGCACCATCATCTGGGACGAGCCCGGCAAGAAGGCGGTGGTGATCGATCCGGGCGGCGACGTGCCGAAGATTCTGGAAGCGATCAAGCAGTCCGGCGTCACCGTCGAGAAGATCTGGCTGACCCACGGCCATATCGACCATGTCGGCGGCGCGGCGGAATTGCGCGATGCTCTCAAGGTGCCGATCGAGGGCCCGCATGCCGCGGACAAGTTCCTGCTCGACAACGTCGTGGAGAGCGGCGCGCGCTTCGGCATGACGGGCGGGCGCAACTTTGCACCGGACCGCTGGCTGGAGGAGGGCGACACCGTGTCGATCGGCGACCTGTCGTTCGACATCCTGCACTGCCCCGGCCACTCGCCCGGCAGCGTGGTGTTCTTCAACAAGGACTTACGTTTCGCCCATGTCGGCGACGTCTTGTTCGCGGGCTCGGTCGGGCGCACCGATCTGCCCGGCGGCAGTCACGCCACGCTGATCAACTCGATCAAGACCAAGCTGCTGCCGCTCGGCGACGATGTCGGCTTCATCTGCGGCCACGGCGCCGGATCGAGCATCGGCCAGGAGCGGATGACCAATCCGTTCATCACCGGCGAGATGTGA
- a CDS encoding PHB depolymerase family esterase encodes MSLAKNLELLRQLPKLDGFRLREFGLGASVSSPLEEVTGFGSNPGQLRMYSFVPAQLQQPRALVVVLHGCGQTAAAYDLGAGWSTLANHYGFALVMPEQQRANNANTCFNWFNTEDITRDSGEAQSIREMIAHMAETHGIDARRVFITGLSAGGGMTSVMLATYPEVFAAGAVVAGLPYGIATNLREALEGMFHSPDRPARELGKLVRQASNHRGPWPKISVWHGSADRTVNPGNANAIVKQWLDLHGLPGAPMAETIVDGYPRQTWWDKDGETVVESYAITGMSHGTPLGIADNDQRYGVEGAFLIEAGISSSYHIAKFFGLTGWIPNLATKKAAAKSAPAPKPVPALSPAPHLARSIRSAVADQAAKPPPEKSRRLDISAVITRALTAAGLMK; translated from the coding sequence GTGTCATTAGCCAAAAATCTCGAACTGTTACGGCAGCTGCCCAAGCTGGATGGGTTTCGCTTGCGCGAATTCGGCCTTGGCGCCAGCGTATCGAGCCCGCTGGAGGAGGTCACAGGCTTCGGCTCCAATCCTGGTCAGCTGCGCATGTACAGCTTTGTGCCGGCGCAGTTGCAGCAGCCGCGCGCGCTGGTCGTCGTCTTGCACGGCTGCGGCCAGACTGCAGCCGCTTACGATCTCGGCGCGGGATGGTCGACGCTGGCAAATCATTACGGATTCGCCCTTGTGATGCCGGAGCAGCAGCGCGCCAACAACGCCAACACCTGTTTCAACTGGTTCAACACCGAAGACATCACGCGCGACAGCGGCGAGGCGCAATCGATCCGCGAGATGATCGCGCACATGGCCGAAACGCACGGCATCGACGCGCGGCGAGTCTTCATTACCGGTCTGTCCGCGGGTGGCGGGATGACCTCCGTGATGCTCGCGACCTATCCGGAAGTCTTTGCGGCCGGGGCTGTTGTCGCGGGCCTGCCTTACGGCATCGCGACCAATCTGCGCGAAGCACTGGAGGGCATGTTTCATTCGCCGGATCGGCCGGCGCGGGAGCTCGGAAAGCTCGTACGACAGGCGTCGAACCACCGTGGGCCTTGGCCGAAAATCTCGGTTTGGCATGGCAGCGCCGACCGCACCGTCAATCCCGGCAATGCCAACGCGATCGTCAAGCAGTGGCTGGATCTGCACGGTCTGCCCGGCGCGCCGATGGCCGAGACGATCGTCGACGGCTACCCGCGCCAGACCTGGTGGGACAAGGACGGCGAAACCGTCGTCGAATCCTACGCCATCACCGGCATGTCGCACGGCACGCCGCTTGGCATTGCCGACAACGATCAGCGTTATGGCGTCGAAGGCGCCTTCCTGATTGAAGCTGGAATTTCGTCGTCCTACCACATCGCCAAGTTCTTCGGCCTGACCGGCTGGATTCCGAACCTTGCCACGAAGAAAGCGGCAGCAAAGTCTGCGCCAGCGCCGAAGCCGGTGCCAGCACTGTCACCAGCGCCGCATCTTGCCAGGTCGATCCGATCGGCCGTCGCCGATCAAGCGGCGAAGCCGCCCCCCGAGAAAAGCCGTCGCCTCGATATCAGTGCGGTCATCACCCGGGCGCTGACGGCCGCGGGGCTGATGAAGTAG
- a CDS encoding LLM class flavin-dependent oxidoreductase produces MARLKFGAFLAPHHPIGEHPMLQFRRDLDLVEQLDALGYDEFWCGEHHSSGWEMIASPEMFLAAAGERTKRIKLGTGVVSLPYHHPYNVAQRMVQLDHMTGGRAIFGSGPGALASDAHTLGIDPMTQRDRQDEAIGVIRRLFNGERVTAKSDWFTMNDAALQILPLQEEMPFVVASQISPSGMTLAGKYGIGIISLGSMTTQGLMSLQQQWQFAEDAAKKHGTTVDRANWRVLLTFHVAETREQARKEAGAGLMRWHNEYNVGTLKRPGLTAFASPDEAVDKTAFVEGAASVIGTPDDLVKMIKNVMQVSGGVGAVIGFVHDWANPEATRRSWDMVARYVVPEINGYTDGLRRSQKFVIENRAIFERAGQAVMAKIMENDKAAEALKVTGPGRVAIPAVNAPDLQKEAAKR; encoded by the coding sequence ATGGCGCGCCTGAAATTCGGAGCTTTCCTTGCCCCGCATCACCCGATCGGGGAGCATCCGATGCTTCAGTTCCGGCGCGATCTCGATCTGGTCGAGCAGCTCGACGCGCTCGGCTATGACGAGTTCTGGTGCGGCGAGCATCATTCCTCCGGCTGGGAGATGATTGCCTCGCCCGAGATGTTCTTGGCGGCAGCCGGCGAGCGCACCAAGCGGATCAAGCTCGGCACCGGCGTGGTATCGCTGCCCTATCACCATCCCTACAACGTCGCGCAGCGCATGGTGCAGCTCGACCACATGACCGGCGGCCGCGCCATCTTCGGCTCCGGCCCCGGCGCGCTGGCCTCCGACGCGCATACGCTCGGCATCGACCCGATGACGCAGCGCGACCGCCAGGACGAGGCGATCGGCGTGATACGGCGGCTGTTCAACGGCGAGCGCGTCACCGCCAAGAGCGACTGGTTCACCATGAACGACGCGGCGCTGCAGATCCTGCCGCTGCAGGAGGAGATGCCGTTCGTGGTGGCGTCGCAGATCTCGCCCTCCGGCATGACGCTCGCCGGCAAATACGGCATCGGCATCATCTCGCTGGGCTCGATGACGACGCAGGGCCTGATGTCGCTGCAGCAGCAATGGCAGTTCGCCGAGGACGCCGCCAAGAAGCACGGCACCACGGTCGATCGCGCGAACTGGCGCGTGCTGCTGACCTTCCACGTCGCCGAGACCCGCGAGCAGGCCCGCAAGGAGGCCGGCGCCGGGCTGATGCGCTGGCACAACGAATATAATGTCGGCACGCTGAAGCGGCCGGGCCTGACCGCATTCGCCTCCCCCGACGAGGCCGTGGACAAGACCGCGTTCGTCGAGGGCGCCGCCTCCGTCATCGGCACGCCCGACGATCTCGTCAAGATGATCAAGAACGTGATGCAGGTCTCCGGCGGCGTCGGCGCCGTGATCGGCTTCGTGCACGACTGGGCCAATCCGGAAGCCACGCGCCGGAGCTGGGACATGGTGGCCCGCTATGTCGTGCCGGAGATCAACGGCTATACCGACGGCCTGCGCAGGTCGCAGAAATTCGTGATCGAGAACCGCGCGATCTTCGAGCGTGCGGGACAGGCCGTGATGGCCAAGATCATGGAGAACGACAAGGCCGCCGAGGCGCTGAAGGTGACCGGCCCCGGCCGCGTCGCCATTCCCGCCGTCAACGCCCCGGATCTGCAGAAGGAAGCGGCGAAGCGATAG
- a CDS encoding cytochrome P450 has protein sequence MSMQNVAAPALQFTAPKRNELTHIPGDEGWPVIGKTFQVLADPKGHIEANAAKYGPVYRTHVFGETNVVLLGPEANELVMFDQQKLFSSTHGWNKVLGLLFPRGLMLLDFDEHRLHRKALSVAFKSGPMKSYLSDLDSGIAARVAQWKANPGEMQLYPAMKQLTLDLAAASFLGADIGPEVDEINRAFVDMVAAAVAPIRRPLPGTQMARGVAGRKRIVAYFRQQIPLRRGNHGGDDLFSQLCRATHEDGALLSEQDIIDHMSFLMMAAHDTLTSSLTSFVGELAANPDWQDRLRAEVLALGLAPGAPSSFDDLEKMPLSEMAFKEALRIKPPVPSMPRRAMRDFTFRGFTIPAGTAVGVNPLYTHHMKEIWPEPDKFDPLRFTEEAQRNRHRFAWVPFGGGAHMCLGLHFAYMQAKCFARHFLQNIEVSLEPGYKPDWQMWPIPKPRDGLRVRMKAV, from the coding sequence ATGTCGATGCAGAATGTGGCCGCCCCTGCGCTTCAGTTCACCGCACCCAAACGCAACGAGCTGACGCACATCCCCGGCGACGAGGGCTGGCCGGTGATCGGCAAGACCTTTCAGGTGCTCGCCGATCCCAAGGGACACATCGAGGCGAACGCCGCCAAATACGGCCCAGTCTACCGCACCCATGTTTTCGGCGAGACCAATGTCGTGCTGCTCGGGCCCGAGGCCAACGAGCTCGTGATGTTCGACCAGCAGAAGCTGTTCTCCTCGACCCATGGCTGGAACAAGGTGCTCGGGCTGCTGTTTCCGCGTGGCTTGATGCTGCTCGATTTCGACGAGCACCGGCTGCATCGCAAGGCACTGTCGGTCGCGTTCAAGTCCGGGCCGATGAAATCCTATCTGTCCGATCTCGACAGCGGCATCGCCGCACGGGTTGCACAATGGAAGGCGAACCCCGGTGAGATGCAGCTTTATCCGGCGATGAAGCAGCTCACGCTCGATCTGGCCGCGGCGTCCTTCCTCGGCGCGGACATCGGGCCGGAGGTCGACGAGATCAACCGCGCCTTCGTCGACATGGTCGCCGCCGCCGTCGCGCCGATCCGCCGCCCCCTCCCGGGCACGCAGATGGCGCGTGGCGTGGCGGGCCGCAAGCGCATCGTCGCCTATTTCCGCCAGCAGATTCCGCTGCGGCGCGGCAATCATGGCGGCGACGATCTGTTCTCGCAGCTCTGCCGTGCCACCCATGAGGATGGTGCCCTGCTGTCCGAGCAGGACATCATCGACCACATGAGCTTCCTGATGATGGCGGCGCACGACACGCTGACCTCGTCGCTGACGTCCTTCGTCGGCGAGCTCGCCGCCAATCCGGACTGGCAGGACAGGCTGCGGGCGGAGGTCCTTGCACTCGGGCTTGCTCCCGGTGCGCCGAGCAGTTTTGACGATCTCGAAAAGATGCCGCTGTCGGAGATGGCGTTCAAGGAGGCGCTGCGGATCAAGCCGCCGGTGCCCTCGATGCCGCGCCGCGCGATGCGCGACTTCACCTTCAGGGGATTCACGATTCCCGCCGGCACCGCGGTCGGCGTCAATCCGCTCTACACGCACCACATGAAGGAGATCTGGCCGGAGCCTGATAAGTTCGATCCCCTGCGATTCACCGAGGAAGCCCAGCGCAACCGCCACCGCTTCGCCTGGGTGCCGTTCGGCGGCGGCGCGCATATGTGCCTCGGCCTGCACTTCGCCTACATGCAGGCCAAATGCTTCGCGCGGCACTTCCTGCAGAACATCGAGGTCTCGCTGGAGCCAGGCTACAAGCCGGACTGGCAGATGTGGCCGATCCCGAAGCCGCGGGATGGGCTGAGGGTAAGGATGAAGGCGGTGTAG